In Zingiber officinale cultivar Zhangliang chromosome 1A, Zo_v1.1, whole genome shotgun sequence, a genomic segment contains:
- the LOC122011846 gene encoding uncharacterized protein LOC122011846, which produces MAVEAEDDVFFADLSRQIALLIMDDEEQLPVHMQYPPLPVHQELPYMPHIMMPPTYGYDQVTYTREMSKGTGVFIPLSTTPRRKNRPRNKSSSVKNYNFPRQQLQKSAIMVSDVSNYTRGSCPNYYRRHL; this is translated from the exons ATGGCTGTGGAAGCAGAAGATGATGTCTTCTTTGCAGATCTAAGCCGGCAAATCGCGCTGCTGATCATGGATGACGAGGAGCAACTCCCAGTTCACATGCAGTATCCTCCTCTTCCAGTTCATCAG GAGCTTCCTTACATGCCCCATATCATGATGCCACCGACCTATGGATATGATCAGGTGACTTACACAAGGGAGATGAGCAAGGGAACAGGAGTGTTCATTCCACTCTCTACTACACCAAGAAGGAAGAACAGACCAAGGAACAAGTCTTCTTCGGTGAAGAATTACAACTTCCCAAGGCAGCAGCTGCAGAAATCTGCAATTATGGTTTCTGATGTCTCCAATTACACAAGAGGTAGTTGCCCCAACTATTATCGCAGGCACTTATAG